ATGGTGAGGGTGGCGCCACAGATGAACCTCATGTCGGTGGGCATGCCGGCAACCATCACAGTCGGCTTTTCGAGCCTGTTTTTGTTGCTGCCTTACCTGGAGCCACCGCTCACGCAAGCACTTGAGCGAGGGCTGATGGGATTGGCGCGGTAACCGGCTGGCGCATGACCGCAAAATTTCACATGATCCGCTGGGTTTCCTATATCCTTTACTTCAGTGAGTTCAAATAAAAGCGTTCTATTTGACCAAGATCATAAGTCTTGGTTGATGAAGGTCGCAATCTACAGGTGGTTGGCGCGGGCGGCATGACAAACGTTGCGAAGCAGGTTGAGTTCGAGCGCAGGTTCGCCACAAAGTCATTTCCGCATGGACTGATTTCTCATGATGAATTGTCATTGGACAGATAGAAGACTCAGCCACATAGTCCTGTGGGTCGTATTGATTTCGTCGATGACGCTACTGAGTCCCCCGTTTGCATTCGCCGATAATAGCTCCCAGGGCGGCGCGCGCCATGCATTGGTGGTAGGCAATGCGGACTATAAATTTGCTCCGCCGCTGAGCAATTCCGGCAATGACAGCCGCGATATCTGCGCCAGCCTGAAGAAGCTCGGGTATCAGGCGACTTGCGCGGTCGATGTCAAGACACGCGGCGCATTCAGGGACCTGGTCAGCAACTTCGTTCAGAGCGTGAAGAAAGGCGATGTCATCCTCTTCTATTTCGCCGGCCATGGCATTGAAATGGATGGAGAGAACTACCTCGTGCCGACGGCAGCGGAGTTTCGCAGCAGAGGTGCATTTGAAGATCAGGCAGTCCGTGTAAATTATATTCTTGACGAATTGGCAGGCACGGGTAGCCGATTGAGCGTCATCATCCTGGATGCTTGCCGCGACAATCCGTTTGGCGCCAAAAGCCGTAGCGCCGTCGGTCGCGGTCTGGCGGTACCGGATCGCGCTCCCGCCGGCAGCGTCATTATTTTTCCGACATCTCCGGGCAAGGCGGCGCAGGATGGCGCCGGTGATGCACGCAATGGCCTCTTCACCCAGCATCTGCTGGCGCACATGCGGACGCCGGGGATAGAGTTGGAGGCGATGTTCAAGCGGGTCATCGAGGGGGTGAAGACCGAGTCGGAGAAGTCCGGCATGCCGCAGATACCCTGGATGAACATGTCATTTACCGGCGAATATTGCTTTGCGGGCTGCCTTGACCGCGAGGCGGATGCCCGGGAAAAGGCCCATCTGGCGTCCCGTACCAAGGATCTCGAGGCCCAACTGGCTCTGCAGCAGAGGCAGTCCGATGAGTTTCGATCCAAGATGAAGGAAATGGAAGTGCGCCTTGCCAGTCGGCAACAAACGACTGCGCAGGATTCGCCCGAATTCAAGCGCCTTGAGAGCGAGCGTACCGAACTCGCGAAAAAAGTGGCGATGCTGGAAAGCCAGGGCCAGGGGCTAAAGAAGGCTCAACAGTCGCTACATACATACCGCAATAGCGAAGGGGACTTGACGAGAGTCGAACAGGAATTGGCGGTTCAGCAAAAAAGGCTGAAAGAACTTGATGCTCAACTCAGTGCAAACCGCAGCGCCAAGATTGACACCCAGAAGGTTGCGGAGTTACGCAAGGAGCGTGATGAACTGCGGCTACTGGTTAAGGGTTTGTTGGCACAGAAAAAGCGCTTGGAAGGCGCCGAGGCCGAATTGGCCAACGTCGCGCGCGTGACCAAGGAATCCGAGCAACTCAACAAGGAACTGGCCCAGTATCGGGATCAGTTGGCGGCGCTTGAGAAGAAAGCCACGGAGCGGGAGGGGCAGTTAAGCATTGAACGGACCCTCCGCGCCGAAGTTGAGGGAAAACTGAAGGAAGCAAAGAAGGAGACAGTTCGCGGTGCGGCAGTTGTTGCGCCCGCCTTCTAGGTGTTGTTACTTAATCGTTTTTTTTGCCAAGGGGGTAACTATGAAGAAGTCAGTGAGTTTTTTTGTAGTGGTAGGGGCTGCGCTGAATACCGCAAACGCATTGGCGGCGGATGATTTTTCCGCAACAGTGGCGGTGAAGGCGTGGAACAATAGCATGAGTAAGTACCTTCCCAGCACCACGGGAAGCGACGCAACCCTGTTGCCAATAATCGGCGCCGCGGAAAGTTCCAAAACGACGGCCTGGATTCCATCGGTATCGCTTCGATACAAAGATTTCATGGTGGGCGGGAGCTTGTTCGCCAAGCGGAGTTACAACTTCGGGGGCGACAAGATTGATCGAAAAGAACACGATCTGGTTGCCGGTTACTATGTGCTGCCGACTCTGTCAATCATTGCGGGGTACAAGGAGGTCAAGCAGAATTTTGAATTCCTCGGCGCGCAAGAGTGGAAGTACACAGGTCCCATCATCGGGTTTTCCGCGTCCGCACCCCTGACGAGTGGATTCTCACTTTACGGCACCGCGGCAGTGGGCACGCTCAAGTTCAAACCCAAAGGCACACTGACCGATTGGGGTAGCCTTTTCCCGGGTGGTTTGGGAGGTTATGTGCTGAATGCAAACGCAGACTACAAGCTTGGCGAGGTTGGCATCGCGTATGCCTTCGATGCGGGGAAAACGGCTGGATTGAACGCGATCATTGCTACCCTTGGCTATCGCAGTCAAACAATCCTTGTGAAGCAGAAAGGTTTTGCTGCGGCAAGCGTCAATCCATCCAACCACTTTCTCAGTTGGGAGGGGTTGACGGGGCGCGATTCAACCGAGGGCATCACATTCAGCATCATCGGCGCTTTCTGAGTATTGTTTTTTTGGAAAAAAATGGATGCGCCTATGCGCATCCATTTTTTTCCGTCGTAAGACGCGTGACGCTTGAGGCTGTTGCTCAAAGTCCCTGATATAGCGCAGGCAGCAATGGCCAAGTTCTGGCGCTTGCAACTGGAGGCGCAGCATTCTGTTTCGAAGGCGGTATTTTCCCCGCGACTTCGGCGGGTAGCTGCCGCTCCGCTGCCAGAATATGTTCAATTACAGCCAACGGCAGTCCACGCTCACGCAGTGATATGACATCGGCGGCCGAAAGGCGAAAATGGGCACCGGTCTCCCGAATTCGCTCGATAACAACGCCGGGATTGTCGATTCGTTGTGCCAGAACAACAATGTCATCCAGCGAGGGATTGGATGCCGGCATCGTGGAAATATTCCCGGTGACCATGGCATTACCCGGTCCTGCCACGGCTCCGCTACCAGCGGCGCACGCCCCAATACACGGCATCACTACGATCAATACGCTGAATACCAAGCCAATTGGTGGTGCCGCGCGTCTGTTTTCTCCGTCACTTCGGGTTCTGTTCATGTCAGTCAAGTATGTCGTTCCGACGAGTTGAAATGATGAAGCATGCCTTGAAATTATGCAAATTTGAGCCTGCAGCAAATCCAGACGTCATTGGGCCTTCTTTTTAGCCGCAATGCTTCAATTCTTTGAACGCGTCGTGACCGCGAAAGTTCCCGCCAGTCAAGACCCATTTTTGGCGCAATGCGATGACGTGATATGAATCAATGCAGATCAACCTTCTCGCTGTCGCGAATCGCCATCAGTAGCGCGTGGTTCACCTCGGCTTCATCCAATCCCAGCATGTCGATGGCGGCGCGAATCGCCGCGGCATCGTCACCTTCGACCGCTTCCGTCAGCATCAGCAGTAGTCCATAGGGGCCGCCGAAGTTCACCAGCGAGTCCGATACGTCTTGTGGAAGCGCCAGCTGGTCCAGCAGTTCTTCAAACGGCTGTGCGAAGATGAGATTTAGCAAGGAGAACAAGCCGGTCATGAATAGTTCGTCGGGGTTGACATCGTCAAACAGGCGCTTGCCGATTCGCTCCAGGAAGAAGCCACGGCGCAACGACAGTTGCATGAGTGGCAACTGGTTCAGATTCTCGCCT
This window of the Betaproteobacteria bacterium genome carries:
- a CDS encoding caspase family protein, giving the protein MTLLSPPFAFADNSSQGGARHALVVGNADYKFAPPLSNSGNDSRDICASLKKLGYQATCAVDVKTRGAFRDLVSNFVQSVKKGDVILFYFAGHGIEMDGENYLVPTAAEFRSRGAFEDQAVRVNYILDELAGTGSRLSVIILDACRDNPFGAKSRSAVGRGLAVPDRAPAGSVIIFPTSPGKAAQDGAGDARNGLFTQHLLAHMRTPGIELEAMFKRVIEGVKTESEKSGMPQIPWMNMSFTGEYCFAGCLDREADAREKAHLASRTKDLEAQLALQQRQSDEFRSKMKEMEVRLASRQQTTAQDSPEFKRLESERTELAKKVAMLESQGQGLKKAQQSLHTYRNSEGDLTRVEQELAVQQKRLKELDAQLSANRSAKIDTQKVAELRKERDELRLLVKGLLAQKKRLEGAEAELANVARVTKESEQLNKELAQYRDQLAALEKKATEREGQLSIERTLRAEVEGKLKEAKKETVRGAAVVAPAF